Within the Setaria viridis chromosome 3, Setaria_viridis_v4.0, whole genome shotgun sequence genome, the region AAGCATCCCGTGCACTCTCGCAGGAGTGACACAAGACGAAAATAAGACCAAAAACAGTACCACAATGGCAACAGGAACAACAGCAATGTCACCAGAAATAACAGTGCCAGCAGAACATGGACAATAACTTAGCACCAGCACAAGCAGAAGTAAGGAGCATGCAGTACTAGTTGGCAACAAGAACAGCAAGATCAATGTCATGgtccctcacaagctcaaggtcatctgatgCTACCCATTTACTTTTAATTGGGCAAATAAGTGTGTCATCATAGGCATTTTGTCTTACCTTAAATAACATAAGTAACCATCAAGGCAGAAGGAagcaaccaacacataggaaaTGCTGAAAAGATGGACTTACCAGGTATCCAGAAGCAGTAGCAGGTCTTAATAACAAGAACAATGGCATAGTCAGTCAgaagctcaaggtcatgtgaTGGTACCCATGGGGCAAATAAATTTACCATGAACAGCACAACCaggaaaaaagaacaagtaGCAAGTCTGATATGCTAAGTTACAAAAGAATTGGCCTCAGATGTTATTTTCATCTTCCCTTGACCctgagcttggagcatcagtgacacaagaCCAAAATAAGACCAAAAACAGTAGCACAATGGCAACAGGAACTATAGCACAGTCAACACAAAAAACAGCAGTAGCACAACATGGACAACAGCTCAGGAACAACACAACCATAAGTAAGGAACATGCAGTACCAGTtggcaacaagaatcacaagatcaatgtcatagtccctcacaagctcaaggtcatctgatgATACCCATATACTTCTAATTGGGCAAATAAGTTTGTCATCATAGGCATTTTTTCTTACCTTAAATAACAAAAGTAACCATCAAGGCAGAAGGAAGCAACCAACATGTAGGAAAGGATGAAAAGAAGATGGACTTACCATGTAGCAGTTcttaagaagaagaacaagaccAACATATGCATCCATGAATTCAGAACATGTATCcaagatgaaagaaaaatacCATCACCAGCACATGAACCACCAGGAAACCTCAATTTAGCAGACTAAAGACTTGGCATCCATCACATTGACCAGGTGTAGGTGTTGATGTTTACACACCCAACAGATCCTCCAAACCACCTTTAGCAGATGGAACCATGTAGCCTATGCTATACAAAAATATTTGCAGCATTGGAAATATCCCAAATGGTGTCTCTACCCTCACCATCAGTGGTTAGTGCTAACCCAAAATGTCAGACTACAGCATAGGCAAGCAAAATATCATATAACAGTCCTTAACCACCTAGAGGAAGTTAGATTGGCTCAGGTAGGTCCTAAGCCAAAGGATCATATGGGCTTCACTCatctgaacaaagcataggcCTTCTGCTTTGTTCTTCAGCAAGTACACAAGTGCAAACATCAAGGCCTCCTGTGAGTACCCAGGACAGGACATGACACAACCATAAAGATCTGCATGGACCTCATTGTGCTGAGGAGCTTCCAGGGCTTCTGCAACAGAGGCAACAACAACAGTCATACCATGCATCAGCTGGTATTCTTCCTcacccaacttcctccttttaCCACCTCTCCCTTCCTTATCATCAGAACTCTTAGAGGTGTCCAGCCCATTGGAGGCTATATTTTTCTTACCAGAATCACCCTCATTCCCATCTAAATTAATTGTCTCTGTTGCAAGATCCCCCCCTCAAGGTGTCCAAGGTCAGTAGGTACACCTAAAGGTTCATTGGAACCCATGGCAAACCTACCAGTAGCCTGACTAGACCCAAAAATGGCCTCCATTTGGACATAGTTCTCAATTGGGGTGTTCAAGAACTTGGCATCAGCAGGATGATCCTAGTTGGGCAAAAGGTTGTGCAACAGTTAGAGATAAGGGTAACTATTAATGTCGTAACAGTGAGGTATATGTAAGCTGTGGCCTAACCTTAGTGTGCCCTATCAGATGCTCCTCCTCAAGGACTATCATATGATGGTCCTCATTCCAGAGAGCACCACTGAGGTCCTTGAGCCTAGCAATCTTAACCCACCTCTGTCTCCACTTGCGTAGGTGGTTATAAATTTGGTTGGTGGTAACATTCACTTCAGCAAAATCAGAAACCATCCTAGCAACTTGCCTAACATGCACTTCCTTGAAGCCTTTGTCAGTTTTGACCCCTTGCCCAACCAGATCATGAAACCTCCTAAGCATGAAGGCTGACTGAACACTGGTCCATTGCATTGGCCCCCCAGGCTGGGCTCCATTGGGTGGAGGGGCTGCTGGGAACACTTCCTCCACAGCAGCCACCCCACCCTTGGCCCCTGCCTCATTGACAACACCAACCACATCCTCACCCATCACAGCCATGTCCTAACCATCATACCATAACAAAAACAAACACCAAAGCACTTAGAAATCATACATGAAAGTAAGTACTGCATGCAAATATCATACCAAGTTGTATTGTTCATGATTGCAGTTACACATCATAGCAAAGTACCAAGGTCTCAGACCATATTACAAATTCATCAATGCTAGTTAACAGTACATGACCCCAAATACTTAAGTGCAATTAAACTCTAGAAGATCCCCTATTCTGCCACATTTGTGCAGCCCATGCATCCCTTTGCTGTGCCCAGGTTCCATTATCAGCACTATGTTCTGGCTCAGGAGGGGTATCAGTGGAGTTAGGAGTCCAAGCAGCTTCAGTGGGATCATGTTCATCTTGTCCATGCCTAAGTATCCAATTGTGCAGAATACAACAGGCAAGAACCAACTTAACTTGGGTTTTGTAAGGATGGAAAGGCTTGTTATCAAGGATTCTGAATCTATTCTTTAAAGCACCAAAGGCCCTCTCTACTGTCATCCTAAGGGAAGAATGCCTCAGGTTAAACAACTCTCTTTGATTTTGTGGCCTATTTGAACCAAACTCCCTCAAGTGGTACCTTGTACCACGATATGGCGGCAGGAACCCAGGCCTggctgcatatccagcatccacAAGATAGAATTTCCCTAGACAATGTAACAAATGGAGATGATTTATCAGTTTAGTGTGTGCAAGTATTGTTGGCATGTGTGTATGTGAGTTATGGTACCTTGTGGGACAGTAAGACCATCTGCCCTTTCAAGAGCATCTGATAAAATCAGAGCATCATGTGCAGATCCCTCCCAACCAGCAAGCACATATGTGAACCTTAGATCAAAGTCCACTGCTGCAAGTACATTCTGAGTGATGGTGTGCTTCCTGCCTCTAAAGGCAGCTTGCATCTTCAAAGGCACTCTAGCTAAGACATGTGTCCCatcaattgctcctatgcaatcctaaaaataaaaag harbors:
- the LOC140222138 gene encoding protein ALP1-like, encoding MDFQGRRRAAAALVAAVAAWFFLWFRRRSEDARSITYGPMAERDRERNSNLRFIYESDDVHCVNLLRMRRAPFFQLCDLFRTRELVVDSIHATVEEQVAMFLHVVGHNQRFRVINMTFRRSPETISRFFHQVLYAVGELRNELIVPASTSVHPRILGSRRWNPYFKDCIGAIDGTHVLARVPLKMQAAFRGRKHTITQNVLAAVDFDLRFTYVLAGWEGSAHDALILSDALERADGLTVPQGKFYLVDAGYAARPGFLPPYRGTRYHLREFGSNRPQNQRELFNLRHSSLRMTVERAFGALKNRFRILDNKPFHPYKTQVKLVLACCILHNWILRHGQDEHDPTEAAWTPNSTDTPPEPEHSADNGTWAQQRDAWAAQMWQNRGSSRV